A genome region from Jeongeupia sp. HS-3 includes the following:
- a CDS encoding RnfH family protein, whose translation MSEHIVVEVVYATPGKQKLHSLRAPAGTTAEQAIQQSGILSDFPEIDLAANKVGIFGKAIKLDTVLRDKDRVEIYRPLIADPKEVRRRRVAEGKAMKKGGGEL comes from the coding sequence ATGAGTGAACACATCGTCGTCGAAGTGGTGTACGCCACGCCCGGCAAGCAGAAACTGCATTCCTTGCGTGCGCCCGCCGGCACGACCGCAGAACAGGCGATTCAGCAATCCGGCATCCTTTCGGATTTTCCGGAAATCGATCTTGCCGCCAACAAGGTCGGCATTTTCGGCAAGGCGATCAAGCTGGATACGGTCCTGCGCGACAAGGACAGAGTGGAAATCTACCGCCCGCTGATCGCAGACCCCAAGGAAGTACGCCGTCGCCGCGTGGCAGAAGGCAAGGCGATGAAGAAAGGCGGCGGCGAGCTGTGA
- the dnaB gene encoding replicative DNA helicase: MTEYPTAPPQAMQAGLAADVAALRLPPHSIEAEQSVLGGLMLDNTAFDKIADVINENDFYREDHKKIWQHIVKLIEHNRPADVITVAESLDNSNDLAYVGGLAYLGSLASNTPSAANIRRYGEIVRERSVMRQLAGVGADIAESAYNPNGRESAELLDEAESRVFMIAEQSAKGQKGFISMPPILKEIVERIDHLYQQDNPSEVTGVATGFIDLDKMTSGLQKGDLVIVAGRPSMGKTAFSVNIAEYVGTELKLPVAIFSLEMGAAQLGMRMVGSIGKIDMHKLKTGRFEDEDWLRLTHAVNKLSEAPIFIEETGALTAMEIRTKSRRLARQVGGQLGLIVIDYIQLMAGRAGAKDQNRATEVSEISRSLKGLARELQVPIIALSQLSRAVEQRTDKRPMMSDLRESGAIEQDADVIMFMYRDDYYNPDSPHKGLAECIIGKHRNGPTGKIPLVFMGQHSRFDNALMRPDGWSSDLE, encoded by the coding sequence ATGACCGAGTATCCTACCGCCCCCCCTCAAGCCATGCAAGCCGGGCTCGCCGCCGACGTCGCGGCACTGCGCCTGCCGCCGCATTCGATCGAGGCCGAACAATCGGTGCTCGGCGGGCTGATGCTCGATAACACGGCGTTCGACAAAATCGCCGATGTGATCAACGAGAACGATTTCTACCGCGAAGATCACAAGAAAATCTGGCAACACATCGTCAAGCTGATCGAGCATAACCGCCCGGCCGATGTGATTACCGTGGCCGAGTCACTGGATAACTCGAACGATCTTGCCTACGTTGGCGGCCTGGCGTACCTGGGGTCGCTGGCATCAAATACGCCATCGGCCGCCAACATCCGCCGCTACGGCGAAATCGTGCGCGAGCGCTCGGTCATGCGCCAGCTGGCCGGGGTCGGCGCCGATATTGCCGAGTCGGCGTACAACCCGAATGGTCGGGAGTCGGCAGAGTTGCTCGACGAGGCCGAGTCGCGCGTGTTCATGATTGCCGAGCAATCGGCCAAGGGGCAGAAAGGTTTTATTTCGATGCCGCCGATCCTGAAAGAGATCGTTGAGCGCATTGATCATCTGTACCAGCAGGACAATCCATCCGAGGTCACCGGGGTTGCCACCGGATTTATCGACCTCGACAAGATGACATCCGGCCTGCAGAAGGGCGACCTAGTGATCGTGGCGGGTCGGCCATCGATGGGCAAAACAGCGTTCTCGGTCAACATCGCCGAGTATGTCGGTACCGAACTCAAGCTACCGGTGGCCATTTTCTCGCTGGAAATGGGCGCGGCACAGCTCGGCATGCGGATGGTGGGTTCGATCGGCAAGATCGACATGCACAAGCTCAAAACCGGCCGCTTTGAGGATGAGGATTGGCTGCGCCTGACGCATGCGGTGAACAAGCTATCCGAGGCGCCGATCTTCATCGAGGAAACCGGCGCGCTAACCGCGATGGAAATTCGCACCAAGTCACGAAGACTGGCGCGCCAGGTCGGTGGCCAGCTGGGGCTGATCGTGATCGACTATATCCAGCTGATGGCGGGAAGGGCCGGCGCCAAGGACCAGAACCGGGCGACCGAGGTTAGCGAAATTTCCCGCTCACTCAAGGGCTTGGCGCGCGAACTTCAAGTGCCGATTATCGCGCTGTCGCAGTTGTCGCGTGCGGTCGAGCAGCGTACCGACAAGCGGCCGATGATGTCCGACTTGCGTGAATCGGGCGCCATCGAACAGGATGCCGACGTGATCATGTTCATGTACCGCGACGACTACTACAACCCGGATTCACCGCACAAAGGCCTGGCCGAGTGCATCATCGGCAAGCACCGGAACGGGCCGACCGGCAAGATTCCGCTGGTGTTCATGGGGCAGCACTCGCGCTTCGACAATGCCTTGATGCGGCCCGATGGCTGGTCGAGCGATCTCGAATAA
- a CDS encoding esterase-like activity of phytase family protein, which yields MKQRIPTLILTALVSAGLSACGGGDDNAVAVTPTPTPIPAPSPTPTPVGSKTGQFYDAQVAGLEYVTSSDATQQLTDASGTFSYRDGDTVTFSVGGIVIGQSKGKSKVTLADFDPANPLSDKVIARARLLQTLDADQNPDNGIAIEAASRAALKGKTLPLDNMQAFDAVASGVLGKTPVSVASTREHFESTLAMLGATATTKVDASGVTLEISKYRVQVPEKFNVPYPGSDAGIKAAFPQGFPLSIGSSLAYKGKDADGSLLFYILTDRGPNGDSPDQADGKKSKVFPAPGFNPKIGLMRLKGGVATVESTTDLKDVDGSKMSGLPIPAEMVGATNEVALSESLSKLAVANDIHGIDPEGLSLDQGGKLWLTDEYSPYLAQLDPATGRLLRKLAPGAGLPEIIKNRQANRGFEGVAVTPSGKVVAMVQSILSLPDAPDSNNKVQKTSKSPVIRLVEYDPATGATRMLAYPFDTALYGKAKDAKLGDLIALSDTKFLLIEQGEQKDGIVHNMLVLIDISAATDLTGKKINSLDVEYQSDLAVIKAAGVIPATRKVLADLRDAKFGWIAEKAEGLTLIDANTIALTNDNDFGLSGKIIDDKGTALKGDDCSQDANGALTGSKCTTLTKPKYRIGRGSDDERPSRLWVIRFGVAFKDIPL from the coding sequence ATGAAACAACGTATCCCGACCCTGATATTAACCGCCCTGGTCTCGGCCGGGCTTTCCGCATGCGGAGGGGGTGACGACAATGCGGTTGCAGTCACGCCAACGCCGACCCCCATTCCTGCGCCAAGTCCGACCCCGACTCCCGTTGGCAGTAAGACCGGCCAGTTTTACGATGCTCAGGTCGCCGGACTGGAATACGTAACCAGCTCCGATGCCACCCAGCAGCTCACCGATGCGAGCGGCACCTTCAGTTATCGGGATGGTGATACGGTAACGTTCAGCGTTGGAGGCATTGTGATCGGACAGTCCAAGGGGAAATCCAAGGTGACGCTCGCCGATTTCGACCCGGCCAATCCGCTCTCGGACAAGGTCATTGCCCGCGCCCGCCTGCTGCAGACGCTGGACGCCGACCAGAACCCTGATAACGGCATTGCCATCGAGGCCGCAAGCCGCGCAGCACTCAAGGGGAAGACGTTGCCGCTGGATAATATGCAAGCCTTCGATGCTGTGGCCAGCGGCGTGCTCGGCAAGACGCCCGTCAGCGTGGCCAGTACGCGTGAACATTTTGAATCGACGCTGGCCATGCTCGGCGCTACGGCAACGACCAAGGTAGATGCTTCGGGCGTGACGCTGGAAATCAGCAAATACCGCGTGCAAGTGCCGGAAAAATTCAATGTGCCGTATCCGGGGAGCGATGCTGGCATCAAGGCCGCTTTTCCGCAGGGCTTCCCGCTGTCGATCGGCTCCAGTCTCGCCTACAAGGGCAAGGACGCGGACGGCAGCCTGCTGTTCTACATCCTGACCGACCGTGGCCCGAACGGCGACTCGCCGGATCAGGCGGATGGCAAAAAGAGCAAGGTATTCCCCGCCCCGGGCTTCAACCCGAAAATCGGCCTGATGCGGCTGAAGGGGGGCGTGGCCACGGTGGAGTCGACCACCGACTTGAAAGACGTCGACGGCAGCAAGATGAGCGGCCTGCCGATCCCGGCTGAGATGGTCGGAGCGACCAACGAGGTGGCGTTGAGCGAATCGCTGAGCAAGCTTGCCGTTGCAAATGATATCCACGGCATCGATCCGGAAGGGCTTTCGCTCGACCAAGGTGGCAAGCTATGGCTGACCGACGAGTACAGCCCGTACCTCGCCCAGCTCGACCCGGCAACCGGCCGGTTGCTGAGAAAACTGGCGCCGGGCGCGGGCTTGCCGGAAATCATCAAGAACCGCCAAGCCAATCGCGGTTTCGAAGGTGTTGCGGTTACGCCGTCCGGCAAGGTCGTCGCGATGGTGCAATCCATTCTGTCGCTGCCTGACGCCCCCGACAGTAACAACAAGGTGCAAAAAACCAGCAAATCTCCGGTGATCCGTTTGGTCGAATATGATCCGGCGACCGGTGCCACCCGCATGCTCGCATACCCGTTCGATACCGCCCTGTACGGCAAGGCCAAAGACGCCAAACTCGGCGATCTGATCGCATTGTCGGATACCAAATTCCTGCTGATCGAGCAGGGTGAGCAGAAGGACGGCATTGTCCACAACATGCTGGTGCTGATTGATATTTCCGCAGCGACCGACCTGACCGGCAAGAAGATCAATAGCCTTGACGTCGAGTACCAGAGCGATCTGGCCGTGATCAAAGCGGCAGGCGTTATTCCGGCGACCCGGAAAGTGCTGGCCGATTTGCGTGACGCCAAGTTTGGCTGGATCGCCGAGAAGGCCGAAGGCCTGACGCTGATCGATGCCAACACCATTGCCCTCACCAACGACAACGATTTTGGCCTTTCCGGCAAGATCATCGATGACAAGGGCACTGCACTGAAGGGCGACGACTGCAGTCAGGACGCAAACGGCGCGCTAACTGGCAGCAAATGCACGACACTAACCAAACCGAAATACCGGATTGGTCGCGGCAGCGACGACGAACGCCCGAGCCGCCTGTGGGTGATTCGATTCGGGGTGGCGTTCAAGGACATCCCGCTGTAA
- a CDS encoding type II toxin-antitoxin system RatA family toxin — MKRIRKSVLVPHSAAHMFRLVDDVEHYPRFLPWCGGVEVHERTEGTLNTTLRIDFLRVKSFFRTHNINGDNRIDMQLVDGPFKALTGIWRFTPLMEDACKVEFELDYEFENRALEVLIGPVFEKITSTFVDCFVKEADRRYG, encoded by the coding sequence ATGAAGCGTATCCGCAAGTCCGTTCTCGTCCCCCACTCCGCTGCGCACATGTTTCGACTTGTCGACGACGTCGAGCATTACCCGCGCTTTTTGCCGTGGTGCGGCGGCGTCGAAGTGCACGAGCGCACCGAGGGCACACTCAACACGACACTGCGGATTGATTTTCTGCGGGTGAAATCCTTTTTCCGCACCCACAACATCAATGGCGACAACCGCATCGACATGCAGCTGGTTGATGGCCCGTTCAAGGCACTAACAGGTATCTGGCGGTTCACGCCACTCATGGAAGATGCCTGCAAGGTCGAGTTCGAGCTCGATTACGAGTTCGAAAATCGCGCGCTCGAAGTGCTGATCGGACCGGTATTCGAAAAAATCACCAGCACCTTTGTCGATTGCTTCGTTAAAGAGGCCGATCGGCGCTATGGCTGA
- a CDS encoding DNA recombination protein RmuC, protein MLDLLFGITTLLVLLAGVVVVVRLQQLANTQQDVLELLSQELEDKHRQMLGDLHAGLARQTESQHAAMAQHGSLLNEAINRSAGQLRDAMGESFDRLRTGVSTELKDTREALHRLSSTQSESLSVMRLSLTATLSETRELMLKQLADIAAELKGKQDALREDVLVKLSTMLAEQSKREMEQIQALLASTSLQLTTTVGELTKTADTRLAEISGKVNERLDEGFKKTNETFANVMARLATIDEAQKKIDGLTTNVISLQELLGDKRSRGAFGEVQLEHLVRNVLPAQVYEFQATLSNGTRADCLLRLPEPTGLVAVDAKFPLENYHRMFDPSADKVVATRAFKADIKKHVDDISGKYIIANETADGAVMFVPAEAVFAEIHAYHPELVQHAMSRRVWIVSPTTLMAVLNTARAVIKDVETRKQVHIIKEALGKLSQEFSRFDDRMKKLATHIRQANDDVQNVAITSEKISRRFVEIEQVKLDGDGGDEARIGA, encoded by the coding sequence ATGCTTGATCTGCTTTTTGGTATTACAACCCTGTTGGTGCTCCTCGCCGGTGTCGTGGTGGTGGTGCGACTGCAGCAACTCGCCAATACCCAGCAAGACGTTCTCGAGCTGTTATCCCAAGAGCTGGAAGACAAGCACAGGCAAATGCTGGGCGACCTGCATGCCGGACTGGCAAGGCAGACCGAATCGCAGCATGCGGCGATGGCGCAGCATGGCAGCCTGCTGAACGAGGCGATCAACCGTTCCGCCGGGCAGTTGCGTGATGCAATGGGCGAATCCTTCGATCGCCTGCGCACGGGTGTCAGTACCGAACTCAAGGATACCCGCGAAGCGCTGCATCGGCTTTCCAGTACGCAAAGTGAATCGCTGTCGGTCATGCGTTTGTCACTGACCGCGACACTATCGGAAACCCGCGAGCTGATGCTCAAGCAACTGGCCGACATCGCCGCCGAGCTCAAGGGCAAGCAGGATGCCTTGCGTGAGGATGTGCTGGTCAAGCTCTCGACCATGCTGGCCGAACAATCGAAGCGTGAAATGGAACAGATCCAGGCACTGCTTGCGTCGACCTCGCTGCAACTCACCACTACGGTCGGCGAGCTGACCAAGACCGCCGATACCCGCCTGGCGGAAATCTCCGGCAAGGTGAACGAACGGCTCGACGAAGGCTTCAAGAAGACCAATGAGACCTTTGCCAACGTGATGGCGCGGCTGGCAACGATCGACGAGGCGCAAAAGAAAATCGACGGGCTGACCACCAATGTCATCAGTCTGCAGGAGCTGCTCGGCGACAAGCGTTCGCGCGGCGCGTTTGGCGAGGTGCAGCTGGAACATCTGGTGCGCAATGTGCTGCCGGCACAGGTGTATGAGTTTCAGGCGACCCTGTCGAACGGCACCCGTGCCGATTGCCTGTTGCGCCTACCCGAGCCGACCGGTCTGGTCGCCGTCGACGCCAAGTTTCCGCTGGAAAACTATCACCGGATGTTCGATCCGAGCGCCGATAAGGTTGTCGCAACGCGCGCCTTCAAGGCCGACATCAAAAAGCATGTCGACGATATTTCCGGCAAATACATCATCGCCAATGAGACGGCCGATGGTGCGGTGATGTTTGTGCCGGCCGAGGCCGTGTTTGCCGAAATCCACGCCTATCACCCGGAACTGGTGCAGCATGCGATGAGCCGGCGCGTGTGGATAGTCTCGCCGACGACACTGATGGCCGTGCTCAATACTGCGCGAGCGGTGATCAAGGACGTGGAAACCCGCAAGCAGGTTCACATCATCAAAGAGGCGCTGGGCAAGCTCTCGCAGGAGTTCAGCCGCTTCGACGATCGAATGAAAAAGCTGGCGACGCATATACGACAGGCGAACGATGATGTGCAGAATGTGGCGATCACCAGCGAGAAGATTTCCCGCCGCTTTGTCGAGATCGAGCAGGTGAAGCTTGATGGGGATGGCGGCGATGAGGCGAGAATCGGCGCATAA
- a CDS encoding IS5 family transposase (programmed frameshift), translating into MTSTPPTKRLVHRRHDLPDQTWLLLEPLLPGRHGAWGGRARDNRLFLNAVFWILRTGAPWRDLPPDYGDWKNTHRRFCRWRDKDVWAHLLEALITNPDFEWLMIDATHAKVHPHAAGARGGNQAMGVTKGGLNSKLHLAVDAHGMPVRVLVTSGTTADCTQGGALIDGLSAEYLLADRGYDSDAIVAQASAQGMRTVIPSRRNRKAPREHDAALYRHRHLVENAFLQLKRWRGIATRYAKNAASFLAAVQIRCIAIWACIL; encoded by the exons ATGACAAGCACACCGCCGACCAAGCGCCTGGTACACCGCCGCCACGACCTTCCTGATCAAACGTGGCTTTTGCTCGAACCGCTCCTGCCCGGTCGCCACGGCGCCTGGGGCGGCCGGGCCAGAGATAACCGCCTGTTCCTCAACGCCGTGTTCTGGATTTTGCGTACCGGCGCCCCATGGCGCGATTTGCCGCCCGATTATGGCGACTGGAAGAACACCCACCGCCGCTTTTGTCGCTGGCGTGACAAGGACGTCTGGGCACACCTGCTTGAAGCGCTGATCACCAATCCGGATTTCGAATGGCTGATGATCGACGCCACGCATGCCAAGGTGCATCCGCATGCCGCCGGCGCACGCGGCGGCAATCAGGCAATGGGGGTGACCAAAGG GGGGCTAAACAGTAAGCTGCACTTGGCGGTGGACGCGCACGGCATGCCGGTGCGGGTCTTGGTGACCTCGGGCACGACGGCGGACTGCACCCAGGGCGGCGCGTTGATTGACGGCTTGAGCGCGGAATACCTGCTGGCTGATCGTGGCTATGACAGCGACGCCATCGTTGCTCAGGCCTCGGCGCAAGGCATGAGAACGGTGATTCCGTCGCGCCGCAACCGTAAGGCGCCGCGTGAACACGATGCGGCGCTGTATCGCCACCGGCATCTGGTTGAAAATGCGTTTTTGCAGCTCAAACGCTGGCGAGGCATCGCCACGCGCTATGCCAAGAATGCGGCGTCATTCCTGGCGGCAGTCCAGATTCGCTGCATTGCGATCTGGGCGTGCATCTTGTGA
- a CDS encoding YecA family protein, protein MTDTLPAPLSEEELDRLDAFLMSPRTPAETMDLEMLDGFLVALAVGPEDILEDEWLPQVFDGTPPEFDDAIEAEETFSLIRRHAASVKASFAPKRRENIGEEPLYFPLVLSDEGADEKWQDSLGAYWASGFRAGLLAREEIWQAALDEDEHLFDSVASILALEEGHDADDETKPLTLKAREERISELPWIVEDVMFYWLEKKYGQVERVEREEPKTGRNDPCPCGSGKKFKKCHGA, encoded by the coding sequence ATGACCGATACCTTGCCTGCCCCGCTTTCCGAAGAAGAACTCGACCGTCTGGATGCGTTTCTGATGTCCCCGCGCACCCCGGCCGAAACCATGGACTTGGAAATGCTCGACGGCTTTCTCGTCGCGCTTGCCGTCGGGCCAGAGGACATCCTTGAGGACGAATGGCTGCCGCAAGTTTTCGACGGTACGCCACCCGAATTTGACGATGCCATCGAGGCCGAAGAAACCTTCAGCCTGATCCGCCGTCACGCCGCGAGCGTCAAGGCCTCGTTCGCGCCGAAACGCCGCGAAAACATCGGCGAAGAGCCGCTGTACTTTCCGCTGGTGCTGTCGGACGAAGGCGCTGATGAAAAATGGCAGGACTCCCTCGGCGCTTATTGGGCCAGCGGTTTTCGCGCGGGTTTGCTGGCGCGCGAAGAAATCTGGCAGGCCGCCCTCGATGAGGACGAACACCTGTTCGATTCCGTTGCCTCGATCCTCGCGCTGGAAGAAGGCCATGATGCCGATGACGAAACCAAACCCCTCACACTCAAAGCACGTGAAGAGCGGATTTCCGAACTGCCGTGGATCGTCGAAGACGTGATGTTCTACTGGCTGGAGAAAAAATACGGCCAGGTCGAGCGTGTCGAGCGCGAAGAACCCAAAACCGGCCGCAACGATCCATGCCCGTGCGGTTCGGGGAAAAAATTCAAGAAGTGCCACGGCGCTTAA
- the serB gene encoding phosphoserine phosphatase SerB, whose product MHRLVIQAPEIATQDLKQLARLSDANQIEAISQRAFKLHGAHIDNEEAVADFCESNQLDFAFIPEDIGVRDIGLVVMDMDSTLITIECIDEIADMVGIKPQVAEITAAAMRGELDFRESLTRRVALLAGLHEGALQRVYDERLTLMAGAEEMLAGFQAAGAQTLLISGGFTFFTDKLQGRLGLSKAIANVLEIEGGKLTGRVNGDIVDAERKKGELIALRESLGLRSEQVVAIGDGANDLPMLHAAGFGVACHAKPKVQAEAPYCINQVGLEGVLNYFR is encoded by the coding sequence ATGCATCGCCTCGTCATTCAAGCCCCTGAAATTGCCACGCAAGACCTGAAGCAACTCGCCCGACTGTCGGATGCGAACCAGATCGAGGCGATCAGCCAGCGCGCCTTCAAACTGCATGGCGCCCATATCGACAACGAGGAAGCCGTTGCCGACTTTTGCGAATCCAACCAGCTTGATTTCGCCTTCATCCCTGAAGATATCGGCGTTCGCGACATCGGCCTCGTGGTCATGGATATGGATTCGACGCTGATCACGATCGAATGCATCGACGAGATCGCTGATATGGTCGGCATCAAGCCGCAAGTCGCCGAAATCACCGCAGCGGCAATGCGCGGCGAGCTTGATTTTCGTGAGAGTCTGACCCGCCGTGTCGCACTACTGGCCGGGCTCCATGAAGGCGCGCTGCAGCGCGTGTATGACGAGCGCCTCACGCTGATGGCCGGCGCAGAGGAAATGCTTGCCGGTTTTCAGGCTGCCGGCGCACAAACCTTGCTGATCTCCGGCGGCTTCACCTTTTTTACCGACAAGCTGCAGGGCCGCCTGGGGTTGAGCAAGGCAATCGCCAATGTGCTTGAGATCGAAGGCGGCAAGCTGACCGGTCGCGTCAATGGTGACATTGTCGACGCAGAGCGCAAGAAGGGAGAGCTGATCGCACTGCGCGAATCGCTTGGCCTGCGCAGTGAGCAGGTCGTCGCGATCGGTGACGGCGCCAACGATTTGCCGATGCTGCATGCTGCGGGCTTCGGCGTTGCCTGCCACGCCAAACCCAAGGTACAGGCCGAGGCGCCGTACTGTATCAATCAGGTCGGGCTTGAGGGTGTGCTTAACTACTTCCGCTAA
- the flgA gene encoding flagellar basal body P-ring formation chaperone FlgA — protein MRFIFPALIAISSACALAAPQNNDTLRREVEGWVQQQLSTSAAPATITVGEFDSRLRLAACARRDIQLAPGARLIGNTHVRVRCVEGASWAINLPVQINQNVSYYVAARPLPAGQVLSAADIQLQQGNLGQLPGSIVLDPSQALGRTLGTALASGALLRAEMLRAAIVIRQGQRVKLTVRMNGIDVSNEGAALNNATEGQLVRVRLLGNQIVQGTAMADGSVNATP, from the coding sequence ATGCGATTCATCTTCCCAGCCCTTATCGCCATCAGCAGCGCATGCGCACTGGCGGCCCCTCAGAATAACGACACTTTGCGCCGAGAAGTGGAGGGCTGGGTGCAGCAGCAGCTCAGCACCTCGGCGGCACCGGCCACGATCACGGTGGGCGAATTTGACAGCCGGCTTCGGCTGGCTGCTTGTGCACGCAGGGATATCCAGCTGGCGCCAGGTGCCAGACTGATCGGCAATACCCATGTACGGGTTCGCTGTGTTGAGGGCGCCAGCTGGGCGATTAATCTGCCGGTACAGATCAACCAAAACGTCAGTTATTACGTCGCCGCGCGGCCCCTTCCGGCCGGCCAGGTGCTGAGCGCCGCCGACATCCAGCTACAGCAGGGCAACCTCGGGCAATTACCCGGCAGCATTGTGCTCGACCCCTCTCAGGCGCTCGGTCGTACCCTTGGCACCGCGCTTGCGAGCGGGGCGCTGCTTCGCGCCGAAATGCTTCGCGCAGCGATCGTAATTCGCCAGGGGCAACGGGTAAAACTCACCGTTCGCATGAATGGTATTGATGTCAGCAACGAAGGCGCCGCCCTGAACAACGCCACCGAGGGCCAACTGGTGCGGGTTCGCTTGCTTG
- a CDS encoding DUF4124 domain-containing protein, with protein MKPYLALLALCLAASLSNAEIYKWKDAKGAWQYSDTPPAGADKGKAQIVKTSKQPVSVAPSSRAEGAKPVTTASQAAASAPAAESQSEAKKDPKLCAEARTRTGYLQSARYNSLNEKGKVEFMTEERKKEELAKMQDIIKKNCG; from the coding sequence ATGAAACCGTATCTGGCGCTATTGGCGCTTTGTCTGGCCGCAAGCTTGTCGAATGCCGAGATTTACAAATGGAAAGACGCGAAGGGCGCCTGGCAGTATTCCGATACGCCTCCCGCTGGCGCGGACAAGGGCAAGGCCCAGATCGTAAAAACCAGCAAACAACCGGTGAGTGTTGCGCCCTCCAGTCGAGCCGAGGGCGCAAAGCCTGTCACTACCGCATCGCAAGCGGCTGCTTCTGCGCCGGCGGCTGAATCGCAGTCGGAAGCCAAGAAAGACCCCAAGCTATGCGCCGAGGCGAGGACGCGGACGGGTTACTTGCAGTCTGCGCGCTACAACAGCCTGAACGAGAAGGGGAAGGTCGAGTTCATGACCGAAGAACGCAAGAAAGAAGAGCTCGCCAAAATGCAGGACATCATCAAGAAAAACTGCGGATGA
- a CDS encoding tyrosine-type recombinase/integrase: MPLPPSVDTPTPAALTICAWSSWEAAPRDCFDAWLALPVVKGRGRFRSSSADVYRAQWHKFIAWLEANQLSLRQLSAAQLVQFLGSLTDVKRQQRDRYLRIIERIFDFLAGETPDPSNPARVAIRLQAEQWRRVHSNDDTGFLSRNECADLCAWLAVPVGADTELGLWRQQRDRALVAVLLGAGLKLAEAQRLTIDSLAFLTPCILSLKRDDQPTRQVALQAFAVPHLNGWLIQRQHAGTAGDLVFPADLDGRMMHPATILRATRSQVAASGIATLHPERISPQTLRNSFAASLFEQGEAMTSVARQLGFVHSVSAERLHTAWLAWCARE, translated from the coding sequence ATGCCTTTACCACCCTCAGTTGATACACCCACCCCAGCAGCTCTTACCATCTGCGCTTGGTCTTCATGGGAAGCCGCCCCGCGCGACTGTTTTGATGCCTGGCTGGCTTTGCCAGTCGTCAAGGGCAGGGGGCGCTTCCGCAGTTCGTCGGCCGATGTCTATCGCGCGCAATGGCATAAATTCATCGCCTGGCTCGAGGCGAATCAACTCAGCTTGCGGCAATTGAGCGCCGCACAGCTGGTGCAATTTCTCGGCAGCCTCACCGACGTCAAGCGCCAGCAGCGCGACCGCTATTTGCGCATCATTGAGCGTATTTTCGATTTCCTGGCCGGAGAGACGCCGGATCCCTCGAATCCGGCTCGCGTGGCGATTCGCCTGCAAGCGGAGCAGTGGCGCCGGGTTCATTCGAACGACGATACCGGGTTCTTATCGCGCAACGAGTGCGCCGATTTGTGCGCATGGTTGGCAGTACCAGTGGGGGCGGACACCGAATTGGGCCTCTGGCGACAACAGCGTGACCGTGCCCTGGTTGCGGTATTGCTCGGCGCCGGCTTGAAGCTGGCGGAAGCTCAGCGACTGACCATCGATAGCCTCGCGTTTTTAACGCCATGTATTCTGAGCCTCAAACGGGATGACCAACCGACACGGCAGGTGGCGCTACAAGCCTTTGCAGTGCCGCACTTAAATGGGTGGCTGATTCAGCGTCAGCATGCCGGCACGGCAGGTGATCTGGTTTTTCCCGCCGATCTTGATGGCCGGATGATGCACCCGGCCACTATTCTACGGGCGACGCGAAGCCAGGTTGCCGCATCAGGCATTGCTACATTGCACCCCGAGCGGATCAGCCCGCAAACCCTGCGCAACAGCTTTGCCGCAAGCCTGTTCGAGCAGGGTGAGGCCATGACGTCCGTAGCGCGGCAATTGGGCTTTGTTCATTCTGTTTCTGCCGAGCGCTTGCACACGGCCTGGCTGGCGTGGTGCGCACGGGAATGA